From Leptospira ryugenii, a single genomic window includes:
- a CDS encoding TetR/AcrR family transcriptional regulator, with protein sequence MKKRKGMQTEEKGNPKERLMKAAVDLIYRQGFDATTVNHLIEASETHKASFYRHFQNKGEVGELYLQIQGSSFVQGWKILMAKAESPEQFVRIWVSMLRRQVRRQAYFGCPIARFMTSSEKTPQSPEIAKAILESWYHLFADFFLSFEPKEKQSSRDVQEFCLNKARQFIKIFQGNSQLYVITQNADYFEEMEGELLSILQAK encoded by the coding sequence ATGAAAAAAAGGAAAGGTATGCAAACCGAGGAAAAAGGAAATCCGAAAGAACGGTTAATGAAAGCTGCGGTAGATTTGATCTACAGGCAAGGCTTTGATGCTACGACCGTGAACCATTTGATTGAGGCCTCGGAGACTCATAAGGCGAGTTTTTATCGACACTTCCAAAATAAAGGGGAGGTTGGGGAGCTCTATCTACAAATCCAAGGAAGTTCCTTTGTCCAAGGATGGAAAATTTTGATGGCAAAAGCAGAATCTCCCGAACAGTTCGTACGTATTTGGGTCTCTATGCTCAGAAGACAAGTCAGGCGCCAAGCCTACTTTGGCTGTCCGATTGCAAGGTTTATGACTAGTTCCGAAAAGACTCCACAAAGTCCTGAAATCGCGAAGGCCATCTTAGAATCCTGGTACCATCTCTTTGCCGATTTCTTTTTATCTTTTGAGCCCAAAGAAAAGCAATCCTCTCGGGATGTGCAAGAGTTCTGTCTCAACAAAGCCAGACAATTCATAAAAATATTCCAAGGCAATTCGCAACTCTATGTCATTACCCAAAATGCAGATTATTTCGAAGAGATGGAAGGAGAGCTGCTTTCTATTTTACAGGCAAAGTAG
- a CDS encoding DUF4865 family protein: MKFKSTLLILFLGLSPIFADGMPGNTLDPKTAVLTWTRVNRPWYAVSFLIKSKMKDSIPEYKAIPGLALKSYSIETEQSSFGGIYIWKSEQAARDWFNPNWFARVKEKYGETEVPILPLVWMPKEEDFLRARESATYAKVFQIKSNLSPKTAKEWEEMTKSFQKEAGFLTAISAKQGIDDVLYFTFWKDRPEGKENESHIKLTKGSFLGICELPIQLSNLK, from the coding sequence ATGAAATTCAAATCCACACTACTCATACTATTCCTAGGCCTAAGCCCTATTTTTGCCGATGGGATGCCTGGAAATACCTTAGACCCAAAAACGGCGGTCCTGACCTGGACACGAGTCAATCGTCCTTGGTATGCAGTTTCCTTTTTGATCAAATCAAAGATGAAAGATTCTATACCCGAATACAAAGCCATTCCCGGCCTTGCCCTTAAATCCTATAGCATAGAAACCGAGCAAAGCTCATTTGGAGGCATCTATATCTGGAAGTCAGAACAAGCGGCTCGGGATTGGTTCAATCCCAATTGGTTTGCTCGCGTGAAAGAAAAGTATGGGGAAACGGAAGTCCCAATTCTTCCCCTTGTTTGGATGCCCAAAGAAGAAGACTTTCTTAGGGCTAGAGAATCTGCGACCTATGCAAAAGTGTTTCAAATAAAATCCAATCTGAGTCCAAAAACTGCCAAAGAATGGGAAGAAATGACAAAATCATTCCAAAAAGAAGCAGGTTTTTTGACTGCTATTTCCGCAAAACAAGGGATAGATGATGTTCTCTACTTTACTTTTTGGAAGGATAGACCAGAAGGAAAGGAAAATGAATCCCACATTAAACTGACTAAGGGTTCCTTTCTAGGAATATGTGAGCTACCTATCCAATTGAGTAATTTAAAATGA